CCCACAGCTCGAGGGCCTGGGAGGCCTGGAGGATCGCCACCGGGCCCGCGCCGGTGCCCTTGCCGTAGGACGTCGTGCGCTCGAAGGGCACCGGCAAGATGGCGGCTCCGCTGGTCCGGTAGTCCGCTTCATCGGCTTCCAGCAGGGCGAAGGTATTGGGTAGGTTTGGCATCGTTGATTCCCTCAGCGAATTGGGATCCTCGGTGAGGATTCTTTCGCATTTCCGCTCGTCCGCAAGGTGTTCGCTCCCTTTGGCGTCTTCGGTACATGAAAGGAGAACGCGACGATGGCGGTGATGGACTTTGCGATACGAGACCTACCGAATGGTGAGCGGCCCCGGGAGCGCCTGCTGCGCGACGGCGCCCAGGGGCTTTCCGACGCGGAGCTGGTGGCGGTACTGCTGCGCTCCGGACGGCGCGGCCACTCGGCTCTGGCGATGGCGATGGAGATTCTGCGGCAGGCCGGCGGCCTGGAGGGACTCCTCGGCAGCGACGCGACTCGCCTGCAGCGGCCGGGACTCGGCCCGGCGAAGGCCTCGAGCGTGCTGGCGGCGCTCGAAATCGGTCGCCGGCTGGCGCGCGCCGAGATGCCGGCCCGCGCCCCCCTCGACCGGCCGGCGGCGGTTGCCCGCTACCTCAACCTGCGCTACGGACTGCACGGCCAGGAGGTGATGGGGGTGCTGTTCCTCGACGCCCGCAACCGCCTGACCGGCGAGCGGGAACTGTTCCGGGGAACCTTGCAGCGAGCAGTGGCGGAGCCGCGGGAGATCCTGCGGGAGGCGCTGCTGCACGGCGCGGCGGGCCTCCTGTTGTTCCATACCCATCCCAGCGGGGACCCCAGCCCGAGCGCCCAGGACCTTGTTTTCACCCGCCGCGTGGCGGACTCCGGAGACCTACTGGGTGTGCTGCTGGTCGATCACATGATCGTCGGCCGGGGAGGGCGCTGGACCTCCCTGCGGCAACACGGTGGATGGTAGCTAACAGGCCATTCCGACACTCATTTGCGTGGTAACTTCACGTCCCATGAAGGCCGGAAGCCACCTCCACCTGGACTGCCACAGCGGTATCGCCGGCGACATGTTTCTCGGCGCCTGTCTCGACCTCGGGATGCCCCTCGAAGTGCTGACCGAGGCGGTCGACGCGCTCGATCTGACGGGGGTCGCGATCGAGAGCTTTCGGGCCCTGCGGGGTGGGATATCCGGCATTCGCTTTCGGGTTCTGGAACACGGCGCGCCGGTCGAGGGTCCGGATCCCGAGGAAGAGGCCGGAGGACGTCACCACCACCGCCATGGCGATCACGGCCATCGCGACCACGAGCACGATCATTCCCATGGTCGCACCCTGTCGCAAATCGTCGAGTTGATCGCCGGCAGCCGACTCGGAGACGAAGTGAAGGCGACGGCGATGCGGCTCTTTCAGCGGTTGGGCGAGGCCGAGGCCAAGGTGCACGGCATGGCCATCGAGTCGGTGCACTTTCACGAGGTCGGGGCGATCGATTCGATCGTCGATCTGGTGGGCATCGCGGCGGCTTTCCATCATCTGGCACCGGATCGCATCACCGCGGGATCCGTGCGGGTGGGCTCCGGCGAGGTGATGACCGCCCACGGCCGGCTACCGGTGCCGGCGCCGGCCACCGCCGAGTTGCTCGCCGGCATCCCCATTCGGGGGGAAGGAGTCGGCGAACTGGTGACCCCCACCGGAGCGGTGATCTTGGCGGAGCTGGTGGGCGAGGTAGTCGACCAAGGTGTGCCGGCGATGGTGCTGGAGGCGACCGGCTACGGCCTCGGCAGGCGAGAGATCCCCGGCCAGCCCAACGCCCTCAGAATCCTGCGCGGCCGAGGGAGCGGCCAATCCGGCGCCAGCCCGTCCGCCCGAGTGACGGTGATCGAAACGGAAATCGACGACCTGCCGGCGGAGGGGCTGGGTCATCTGTTCGAGCGATTGCTCGAAGCCGGCGCCCTCGATGCCTACCTGACGCCGGTGCAAATGAAGAAGAACCGGCCCGGGTGTTTGGTGACGGTGCTGTGCCGCAAGGAAGAACGCCTGCCGCTGGCGAACCTGTTGCTCGCCGAGTCCGGCTCCCTGGGCTGCCGCTGGCACGAGGCGGAGCGCCTGGAGGCGGAGCGCTCCCACCGTACGGTGGAAACCCCCTGGGGACCGGTACGAGTGAAGGAGGGGTTCCTCGCCGGCCGTGCTCTTTCCGCCGCACCGGAGTACGAAGACTGCCGCAAGGTCGCGCGGGCCGCCGGGGTGACCTGGCGAGAGGTTTGGCGGGCGGCGCAGGTGGCGAGCGATGCGGGTCACGCCGCGGTCGAGGAAGGAGGCGGGGATGGCTGAAGCAGCGGCGACGGACTCCACGGAGATCTTTGCCCGGGGCACCCTCCAAACCGGTACCGCCGGAGGCGGTGAGTTGCGCTGGGCTTTTGTCGACCTGACGGAAATCGTCGAGACCATGCGCGGCCGCATGGACCTTTCGCCGGTGGCGGCCGCGGCTCTCGGGCGGAGCCTCGCCGGTGCCACCTTGATGCTGCGGATGGCGGCGAAGACGCCCAGCCGCATGGTCCTGGAGGTGCACGGCGACGGCCCCCTGGGCCATCTGATGGTCGAGGTCGACGACGCCGGCAACCTACGCGGCAGGGTGGCCCATCGGCAGGTGGATGTGCCGCACACGGCGGCCGGCAAGCTCAACGTCGGCGCGGCGGTGGGCAAGGGCCTGCTGCGGGTCGGCCGCGAGCGGCAGGGGAAGCGCTACCAGAGCCAGGTGGAGTTGGTGAGCGGTGAGATCGGAGACGATTTGGCCCATTACCTGCTGCAGAGCGAGCAGACCCGCACGGCGGTCCTGGTCGGGGTCCTCGGCAAGCCACAGGGGGTGGCGGGAGCCGGCGGTCTGATCGTCGAGGTGCTGCCGGACGGCGGGCTCGAAGCGGTCGAGCGGTTGGAAAGCAACATCGCCGCTACCGTCGGCGTCAGCCGGCTGATCGAGGCTGGCGGCCGGGAGGAAACCCTCGGTGCCATCCTCGCC
This portion of the Acidobacteriota bacterium genome encodes:
- a CDS encoding Hsp33 family molecular chaperone HslO; protein product: MAEAAATDSTEIFARGTLQTGTAGGGELRWAFVDLTEIVETMRGRMDLSPVAAAALGRSLAGATLMLRMAAKTPSRMVLEVHGDGPLGHLMVEVDDAGNLRGRVAHRQVDVPHTAAGKLNVGAAVGKGLLRVGRERQGKRYQSQVELVSGEIGDDLAHYLLQSEQTRTAVLVGVLGKPQGVAGAGGLIVEVLPDGGLEAVERLESNIAATVGVSRLIEAGGREETLGAILAGLDPVVHEDLPVQYRCRCSRSRLRNHLAVLSREEIESIVGESGEIEADCVFCCAQYRFQPQDLIAAGSSSKA
- the larC gene encoding nickel pincer cofactor biosynthesis protein LarC, producing the protein MKAGSHLHLDCHSGIAGDMFLGACLDLGMPLEVLTEAVDALDLTGVAIESFRALRGGISGIRFRVLEHGAPVEGPDPEEEAGGRHHHRHGDHGHRDHEHDHSHGRTLSQIVELIAGSRLGDEVKATAMRLFQRLGEAEAKVHGMAIESVHFHEVGAIDSIVDLVGIAAAFHHLAPDRITAGSVRVGSGEVMTAHGRLPVPAPATAELLAGIPIRGEGVGELVTPTGAVILAELVGEVVDQGVPAMVLEATGYGLGRREIPGQPNALRILRGRGSGQSGASPSARVTVIETEIDDLPAEGLGHLFERLLEAGALDAYLTPVQMKKNRPGCLVTVLCRKEERLPLANLLLAESGSLGCRWHEAERLEAERSHRTVETPWGPVRVKEGFLAGRALSAAPEYEDCRKVARAAGVTWREVWRAAQVASDAGHAAVEEGGGDG
- the radC gene encoding DNA repair protein RadC is translated as MAVMDFAIRDLPNGERPRERLLRDGAQGLSDAELVAVLLRSGRRGHSALAMAMEILRQAGGLEGLLGSDATRLQRPGLGPAKASSVLAALEIGRRLARAEMPARAPLDRPAAVARYLNLRYGLHGQEVMGVLFLDARNRLTGERELFRGTLQRAVAEPREILREALLHGAAGLLLFHTHPSGDPSPSAQDLVFTRRVADSGDLLGVLLVDHMIVGRGGRWTSLRQHGGW